A window of the Hevea brasiliensis isolate MT/VB/25A 57/8 chromosome 6, ASM3005281v1, whole genome shotgun sequence genome harbors these coding sequences:
- the LOC131180950 gene encoding alpha carbonic anhydrase 7-like translates to MGKLAIQLLSFPFFISLLLLTLPTGSLQVEDEKEFDYGERGPDRWGELDPEWSTCSTGSMQSPINLQDEKAEEVSYLGKLNRTYRPSNATLKNSGHDMELEWENGAGTLEINGIEYVLKQCHWHTPSEHTIDGRNFSLELHMVHESQDGKIAVVGILYTIGSPDSFLSSLTEHLRLVAGPKEAETVVGIVNPNDIETGTKYYRYMGSLTTPPCTENVTWTVIKKLRTVTIEQVGLLRVAVHYESGTNARPIQPTNGRLVQLYDPDEDEDEHEDEDD, encoded by the exons ATGGGAAAGCTAGCAATCCAATTGTTGTCTTTCCCATTCTTTATCTCTCTGCTGTTGCTTACCCTCCCAACAGGATCTCTCCAAGTTG aGGATGAAAAAGAGTTTGATTATGGTGAAAGGGGTCCTGATCGATGGGGAGAACTTGATCCAGAATGGAGCACATGTAGTACTGGATCGATGCAGTCACCCATTAATTTACAAGATGAAAAAGCTGAAGAAGTTTCCTATTTAGGGAAACTTAACAGAACTTATAGGCCTTCCAATGCCACTCTGAAGAATAGTGGCCATGATATGGAG TTGGAATGGGAAAATGGTGCAGGAACTTTAGAAATAAACGGAATTGAATATGTTCTCAAACAGTGTCACTGGCACACGCCTTCTGAGCACACCATCGATGGCAGGAATTTTTCTCTAGAGCTGCATATGGTTCATGAGAGTCAAGATGGAAAGATTGCTGTGGTTGGGATTTTGTACACAATAGGAAGTCCAGACTCTTTCTTGTCATCG CTCACAGAACATTTAAGATTGGTAGCTGGCCCCAAAGAAGCAGAGACAGTGGTGGGTATTGTTAATCCAAACGACATCGAGACAGGCACAAAGTATTATAGATACATGGGATCTCTTACAACTCCTCCTTGCACAGAAAATGTCACCTGGACTGTTATCAAAAAG TTGAGGACTGTCACCATTGAACAAGTGGGATTGCTTCGCGTAGCAGTTCATTAT GAATCTGGCACAAATGCAAGACCAATCCAACCAACAAATGGACGCTTAGTGCAACTTTATGATCcagatgaagatgaagatgaacatgaagatgaagatgattga
- the LOC131180936 gene encoding uncharacterized protein LOC131180936, whose amino-acid sequence MTRTRPEEEVFDLDPEIDRTLRTIRRERKHEGQDQGNPEIPNMANNNNRPRLLKDYGVPSIQGFQPSVTRSIVDATNFELKPAWLQMIQQTQFGGSPTEDLHYHFQCFLALFDFVILEMEEDIQIPMILGRPFLATTGAIIDVKNWRLTLKVGDEEVEFNLFDTMQHKFEYDECLRVDIVDK is encoded by the exons ATGACCAGAACAAGACCAGAGGAAGAAGTCTTTGATTTGGACccagagatagacagaactctaagAACTATCAGGAGGGAGAGAAAACATGAAGGACAAGATCAAGGAAATCCAGAAATTCCAAATATGGCCAACAATAACAACAGGCCGAGACTCTTGAAGGACTATGGAGTTCCCTCCATACAAGGATTCCAACCTAGTGTTACAAGATCCATAGTAGATGCCACTAATTTTGAACTAAAACCGGCATGGCTCCAGATGATCCAACAGACCCAGTTTGGGGGTTCACCAACAGAGGATCTGCACTACCACtttcagtgctttcttgcccttt ttgaTTTTGttatccttgagatggaagaggaTATTCAAATTCCTATGATCttgggaagacctttcttggcaaccaCCGGAGCAATCATAGACGTTAAAAACTGGCGGTTGACTCTCAAAGTAGGCgatgaagaagtggaattcaacttgtttgACACAATGCAACACAAATTCGAATATGATGAATGCCTTAGGGTTGACATAGTTGATAAGTAA